A region of the Ornithinimicrobium ciconiae genome:
CGCCACCACGTCCTGACCGGACACCGTCTGTGATCGGACACAAGGTCTGGTGCGTCTGAGTCCCACCGAGCGCACCGCTGGTGATCTCTCCTCTACGACCGCGTGCGTGACCGCTCCCGGGTCCGGGAGCGGTCACGCACGAGCGGCCTGTTGCGCAGGCCAGACGTCGCTGGGCGGTGGATCAGTCGTGGTGCACGTGGCAGCTGGCCTCAACCCGCAGTGGGCGGCCGTCCGACAGTTCCCCGGTCAGCGTGAGCCCGAGCGTGTGGTCGTCGCGCTCGACGTCGACGACCGCGTCGGTCAGCGGTAGCCGGTAGCCATCGAGGGTCAGCTCGAGCGCGTAGATCGGCGCCTGGCCGTCGGTCTCGGGCATCTCCTCCAGCGCCAGGCCGAGATAGTCCCCCTGTGCCGCCGCGTCGTCGGAGTAGTTGGTGCCGAAGTGCGCAAGGAACAGCGCCCCACGGTCCTCGCAGGTGGCGCCCTCGACCTCGGTGTCCTTGTCGTCGCCGACGACGAACCTGGCCTGGCCCTCGTCGCAGTAGCGGACAACCTGTTCACCGACGTCAGTCACCGTCGTGCCGCACTCGACTAAGGGGTCAGCAGGGCGGGGCGGACCTGCGGTCACCACGGCGTCGTCGGCTGGCTCGTCCCCATGGTGGTGAGCACCAGCATCAGCCGTGCCGCTGCTCTCGTCATGGTGGGCATGGTCGTCTGGGGTCACGCTGCTCTCGTCGTGATGGACGCCGTGGTCCTCAGCGTGCCCGGCGGGACCCCCGGTGTCCGCCACGGAGTCGTGCTCCTCGGAGTGCTGTCCGGCGTCGGGCCCAGCCCCGGTGGGGGTGCCGGTGCACGCTGACACCGACACCCCCACCGCGAGCACAAGGCTGACGACCCGGGCCGAGGCCCTGACGGAGCTTCCGGCTCGGGTCATGGATCAGCCGTTCTGGGCGTAGGTGGGACGGACGATGTCCACCCCACGCGAACCATCGGCGATGTACATCACGTCACCGACCCAGTAGGGCGCCCAGTGCGACCCGCCGTCCGCCCGGTAGTAGGCGATCTGCGTCGGGTTCGCGGGGTCACTGACGTCGATGAAGTGCGTGCCCTGGCCGTAGTAGGACTGGGCGAGCACCCCATCACGCAACTGGAAGTAGTGCGCCGAGCACCCGGCACCGGGCAGGCTGCCCGGCTTGCCGTAGGGGCTCCACTCGGAGATCACCGGCAGGCGGTACGGGTCCGCCTCGGTCGAGCCCCACGCCTGACCCTGCTCGCTGTCGGCCAGGTCGACAATGAGCAGACGACCGTCCGTCTCGCAGGACGAGGTGAAGTTCTCGATGGTCACGAGCGCCACCTTGCCGGCGTCGTAGTCGCCCAGCGACTCGAGCGGACGCACCAGGTTGTGCGCGAGCGAGCCACCCCAGGTCTCCTGGTTGGACTGGTAGAACTTGCCACCGGCGTAGGGCACGGGGTCCGTGGCGGAGGCCACGCGGTAGCGGTTCTCCACCGGGTCCCACTGTCGGCCCTTGGTCCAGTAGCCGCGGATGCCACCAGCGCCCGAGACCCACGCAACACCGGCCTCGTCAACCTGCACGTCGTGCGAGTAGTCGGTCACGCCGTCATTGCGTCCCAGGTCGATTGCATACTCGTGGACCTTGGGCTTCTTGGGGTTGCGGATATCGACCGCGAAGATCGGGCGGCCGTCCCAGTCCTCGGGCTGCCAGTCGGCGGGACGCGGCCCACCAGACCAGAGGAACTGGCAGTCGTTGACGCAGGTCGTGGTGTGCCCCGCAGGCACCTCGGTGTAGCTCAGGACCTTCAGGTCGTGCGGGAACTTGGCGTCAACGATGTAAACACCGGACTCCCCGGTGGCCTGGTTCTGACCGAAAGCACGGGGGTCGCGAGCCATGAAGACCAGCTTGCGCTTGGGGTCGACATCCATGTCCTCGTTCTGCCAGAAGCCCGGCATGTCGATGGAGTCGAGCGGGAGCGGGTGCTCGGGGTCACTGATGTCGTAGGACTTCAGGCCGAAGCGTCCGGTGACGAACATGACCTTCTGCTTGCCCGGGTAGTCGATGAAGTTGATCGCGGTCGCACCGACGGCCTCGGGCAGCTGACCGATGAACTCGACGTCCTTCGAAGCGCCGGTCGGCGGCGTGGTGACCAGGGTGCTCGGGCCAGTCTGGGCGTTGCCGTGGCCCTTGCCCTTGCCGTTCCCCTTGCCATTGCCCTTGCCTGCGTCGGCAGCCTCGACGGTCGTGCCGTCTGACGCCGCCTGACGGGCGGCCGCCATCTCCAACTCTTCCTTGTAGTGGTCGGTGCAGGCGGCCGCAGCGACCGGAGTCAACGCCAGGCTGACGGTCGCCGCCACCATGACGAGCCTTCTGAGAAAGCTCGACCTATGGGGTGTGGGAGATCTACGCATGCGACATCGTTGTCCTTTCACACAGGGATGACGCCTCTGACCCCCCGGGGGCGCTGGGTGGAGCCTGCCCCATGCATCGCTGCAGCGCAAGCAATATGACCAATTTGTTATCTCAGACAACAATCCAGCCAGAGACCCGGTCTAGGCGACGTTGGCGTTCCAGCCCGGAGGCACGGACTCCAGCCAGGAACGCAGACCGGTGTAGTGCTCCAGCCCGAGAGCCAGCTCAAAGCGCGTGTCGGCATACTCGCAGGGCACAGCGATCACCGGAGCATTCAGCCACGGGAAGGCGGCGGGGTTCTCCTCGCGGGCGATGCCCAGGTCCAGGGCGGAGCGTTGCCACTTGTGCAGCGGCTGACGAAAGGGGCCGCCGCGACCATAATGGTCGAGACGGCCCGTGTCGTAGTGAAGCAGCCCGCGGCTCCAGTCCTCGTGCTCGCCAGAGCGGTAGGCACAGGGGAAGGAACGGGCACTGCCAGCGAAGTGGTGGAAGGCCAGCAGGCCGATGCCCATGACCAGCGCAGCCGAGAGCACCGCGAGCGCGATGAGCACGAGGACGCCGGCATCCATGGTCAGCTCACGCGCTGAGTCCGGAGGCGTCCACCTGGGCCGCCACGATGGTGACCCGGTTGTGGTCCACCGACAGGAAACCGGAGTCGATGGTCACGGTCTCCCGCGCCCCTCCGGTCTCGATCATGACCTCACCCTCGACCAGGACGCCCAGCAGCGGCGTGTGGTCCGGCAGGATGCCGAGCTCACCATCGATGCTGCGAGCGCGCACAAAACTGGCTTCGCCCTTCCAGACCATCCGGTCGGCGGCGACAAGCTCAACCTGCAGTGCACTCACGTGCGGTGTCCTCTCCGTGGCTGTGTGTTATCAGTCTAGTCCCGAGGGCGGGCGGCGACGTGATGCCGCCGCCCGCCCTGGGACCGGTGACCCGCAAGCGGGTCTGGTGTTCGGTGAGCTGCCCAGTGAGCTACCCGGTGAACTGCCCGGTGACCGGGTCAGCTGCTCCGGGTGAGCTCGGTCAGCTGTTCTTCTCGAGCTCGGCGGCCTGGCGCTCGACGTCGTCCAGCCCACCACACATGAAGAAGGCCTGCTCCGGGAGGTGGTCGTAGTCGCCGTCGGCGACCTTGGTGAACGCCTCGATGGTGTCGGCCAGCGGCACCGTCGAACCCTCGATGCCGGTGAACTGCTTGGCGACGTAGGTGTTCTGGGACAGGAAGCGCTGGATGCGGCGCGCGCGGCCGACGAGGATCTTGTCCTCCTCGGAGAGCTCGTCGATGCCGAGGATGGCGATGATGTCCTGGAGCTCCTTGTAGCGCTGCAGGATCGACTTAACGCGGACCGCGGTGTCGTAGTGCTCGGGGGTGATGTAACGACGGTCCAGGATCCGGCTGGTCGAGGTCAGCGGGTCCACGGCCGGGTAGATACCCATCGACGCGATCGGACGGGACAGCTCGGTGGTCGCGTCCAGGTGGGCGAAGGTGGTCGCCGGAGCCGGGTCGGTGTAGTCGTCGGCGGGGACGTAGATCGCCTGCATCGAGGTGATCGAGTGACCACGCGTCGAGGTGATCCGCTCCTGCAGCACACCCATCTCGTCAGCCAGCGTCGGCTGGTAACCCACGGCCGAGGGCATGCGGCCCAGCAGCGTGGAGACCTCGGACCCGGCCTGCGTGAAGCGGAAGATGTTGTCGATGAACAGCAGCACGTCCTGCTTCTGCACGTCGCGGAAGTACTCCGCCATCGTCAGCGCGGACAGGGCCACCCGCAGGCGGGTGCCCGGCGGCTCGTCCATCTGACCGAAGACGAGCGCGGTCTGGCCGAGAACGCCGGCCTCCTCCATCTCGACGATCAGGTCGTTGCCCTCACGGGTGCGCTCACCGACACCGGCGAAGACCGACACACCACCGTGGTCGCGGGCGACACGGGCGATCATCTCCTGGATCAGGACGGTCTTGCCGACACCGGCACCACCGAACAGACCGATCTTGCCACCCTGGACATAGGGGGTCAGCAGGTCGATGACCTTGATGCCGGTCTCGAACATCTGGGTCTTGGACTCCAGCTGGTCGAAGGCCGGAGCCTTGCGGTGGATGCCCCAGCGCTCGGTGATCTCCAGCGTCTCGCCCTCGGGGAGGTCGAGCACGTCACCGGTCGCGTTGAAGACGTGACCCAGGGTGACGTCGCCGACGGGCACGGTGATCGGGCCGCCGGTGTCCTGCACCTGCGCGCCGCGGACCAGACCGTCGGTCGGCTGCAGCGAGATGGCGCGGACCATGCTGTCGCCGATGTCGAGGGCGACCTCGAGGTTCAGCGTCTTGGTCTCGCCGTTGAGCTCGACCTGGGTGGTGAGCAGGTTGTACATCGAGGGGATCTGACCCGGGGGGAACTCGATGTCGACCACGGGGCCGATGATGCGGGCAAGACGACCGACGCCGCCCTGACCCTGCTGGGTGTCCGTCTCGTTCACGGTTGCAGTCATGGTGGGGTGTTTCCTTCTCACTTGGCGTCGGCGAGGGCGCTGGCGCCACTCACGATTTCGCTGATCTCTTGGGTGATCTCGGCCTGGCGTGCCTGGTTGGCCAACCGGGTGTAGGTCTTCAGGAGCTCCTCGGCGTTATCCGTCGCGGACTTCATCGCGGCCTGCCGGGCGGCCAGCTCAGAGGCAGCCGACTGGAGCAGTGCGTTGTAGATCCGCGAGTTGACATACTGCGGGAGCAGCGCATCCAGCACCTCAGGCCCATTGGGCTCGAAGTCGTAGAGCGGGTAGAGCTCCTCCTCGCTGGCGCGCTCCTCCTCCTCCACGACCTCCAGCGGCAGCAGGCGCACGACCTGCACCTCCTGGGTGACCATGGACTTGAACTGGGTGTAGATGACGTGGATCTCATCGACCCCACCGTTGTCCGCACCCTTGATGAAGTCGGCCGTCAGGCGGTCCCCGATCTCCTTGGCAACCTCGTAGGTCGGCTTGTCGGAGAACCCGGTCCACGACTCCTCAAAGTCCCGCTGCCGGAACCGGAAGTAGCCCTCGGCCTTGCGACCGGCAAGGAAGGGGACGACCTCTCGGCCCTCACCCTCGAGCAGCTCACGCAGTGCCTCGTAGTTCTTCAGCGCGTTGGCGGAGTAGGCACCGGCCAACCCGCGGTCGCTGGTGACGATCAGCACCCCGGCCTTCGTGGGGTTCTGCCGCTCCAGGGTCAGGGGGTGGTCGACGTCTGTGGAGAACGTCGCCACGGCCGACACCGCGCGGGTGATCGCACGGGCATACGGGGTGGTCTGCGCGACCCGCTCGCGGGCCTTGACGACGCGGGAGGCGGCGATGAGCTCCATCGCCCTGGTGATCTTCTTGGTCGACTGGACGGACCGGCTGCGCTGGCGGTAGATCCGCTGCTGCGCTCCCATATCTCGCCTCTCTCTATCGCCGTGGGTGGGGTGTGGTCGGTGGTGGTATGCCGCGCGGCCGGGTGGCCGCGCGGCGCACCGTCAGCGCTTCTGGCGCTTGATCTGCTCCTGGTTGACGTCCTCGACCTCGAGGGCGTCGCGGTTGTCGTCATCCTCAGCGCTGCCGGGCTGGATGCCGCCCTCACCGGAAGCGACGAACTGCTCCTTGAACGCCTTCATGGACTCGTTGAGGGATGCCTCGGTGTCGTCGCCGAGCTTGCCCGTCTCACGGATCCCGGCGAGCAGGTCGCCGTTCTCCCGACGCAGGTAGTCGATGAACTCGCTCTCGAAGCGGCGCACGTCCGCGACCGCGACGCTGTCCAGCTCACCGGTGGTGCCGGCCCAGATGATGGCGACCTGCTCCTCCATCGCGATCGGGCTGGACTGCGGCTGCTTGAGCAGCTCGACCATGCGGGCACCGCGCTCCAGCTGGGCGCGCGACGCGGCGTCCAGGTCAGAGGCGAACATGGCGAACGCCTCCATCTCGCGGAACTGGGCCAGGTCGACCTTGAGCCGACCGGAGACCGACTTCATGGCCTTGACCTGAGCCGCACCACCGACGCGGGACACCGAGACACCCACGTCGATCGCCGGGCGGACGTCGGAGTTGAACAGGTCCGCCTGCAGGTAGATCTGACCGTCGGTGATCGAGATGACGTTGGTGGGGATGTATGCCGAGACGTCACCTGCCTTGGTCTCGATGATCGGCAGTCCGGTCATCGAGCCGGCGCCCAGCTCGTCGGAGAGCTTGGCGCAACGCTCCAGCAACCGGC
Encoded here:
- a CDS encoding LVIVD repeat-containing protein, which translates into the protein MVAATVSLALTPVAAAACTDHYKEELEMAAARQAASDGTTVEAADAGKGNGKGNGKGKGHGNAQTGPSTLVTTPPTGASKDVEFIGQLPEAVGATAINFIDYPGKQKVMFVTGRFGLKSYDISDPEHPLPLDSIDMPGFWQNEDMDVDPKRKLVFMARDPRAFGQNQATGESGVYIVDAKFPHDLKVLSYTEVPAGHTTTCVNDCQFLWSGGPRPADWQPEDWDGRPIFAVDIRNPKKPKVHEYAIDLGRNDGVTDYSHDVQVDEAGVAWVSGAGGIRGYWTKGRQWDPVENRYRVASATDPVPYAGGKFYQSNQETWGGSLAHNLVRPLESLGDYDAGKVALVTIENFTSSCETDGRLLIVDLADSEQGQAWGSTEADPYRLPVISEWSPYGKPGSLPGAGCSAHYFQLRDGVLAQSYYGQGTHFIDVSDPANPTQIAYYRADGGSHWAPYWVGDVMYIADGSRGVDIVRPTYAQNG
- a CDS encoding DUF2550 family protein, with protein sequence MDAGVLVLIALAVLSAALVMGIGLLAFHHFAGSARSFPCAYRSGEHEDWSRGLLHYDTGRLDHYGRGGPFRQPLHKWQRSALDLGIAREENPAAFPWLNAPVIAVPCEYADTRFELALGLEHYTGLRSWLESVPPGWNANVA
- a CDS encoding F0F1 ATP synthase subunit epsilon; the protein is MSALQVELVAADRMVWKGEASFVRARSIDGELGILPDHTPLLGVLVEGEVMIETGGARETVTIDSGFLSVDHNRVTIVAAQVDASGLSA
- the atpD gene encoding F0F1 ATP synthase subunit beta, encoding MTATVNETDTQQGQGGVGRLARIIGPVVDIEFPPGQIPSMYNLLTTQVELNGETKTLNLEVALDIGDSMVRAISLQPTDGLVRGAQVQDTGGPITVPVGDVTLGHVFNATGDVLDLPEGETLEITERWGIHRKAPAFDQLESKTQMFETGIKVIDLLTPYVQGGKIGLFGGAGVGKTVLIQEMIARVARDHGGVSVFAGVGERTREGNDLIVEMEEAGVLGQTALVFGQMDEPPGTRLRVALSALTMAEYFRDVQKQDVLLFIDNIFRFTQAGSEVSTLLGRMPSAVGYQPTLADEMGVLQERITSTRGHSITSMQAIYVPADDYTDPAPATTFAHLDATTELSRPIASMGIYPAVDPLTSTSRILDRRYITPEHYDTAVRVKSILQRYKELQDIIAILGIDELSEEDKILVGRARRIQRFLSQNTYVAKQFTGIEGSTVPLADTIEAFTKVADGDYDHLPEQAFFMCGGLDDVERQAAELEKNS
- a CDS encoding F0F1 ATP synthase subunit gamma, with the translated sequence MGAQQRIYRQRSRSVQSTKKITRAMELIAASRVVKARERVAQTTPYARAITRAVSAVATFSTDVDHPLTLERQNPTKAGVLIVTSDRGLAGAYSANALKNYEALRELLEGEGREVVPFLAGRKAEGYFRFRQRDFEESWTGFSDKPTYEVAKEIGDRLTADFIKGADNGGVDEIHVIYTQFKSMVTQEVQVVRLLPLEVVEEEERASEEELYPLYDFEPNGPEVLDALLPQYVNSRIYNALLQSAASELAARQAAMKSATDNAEELLKTYTRLANQARQAEITQEISEIVSGASALADAK